DNA from Kitasatospora acidiphila:
TGGGGCTGCCGACGAGTGCACGAGCTGTGCCCGCCACCACAGGCGCCCGAAGACGTGCCGTGTGATGTCCGTCCCGAGGACGCGATCCCGGGGCGGTTCGGGATAGCGCCAGTAGGCCACGTCCGGGAGTAGGACCAGGGAGAGGAAGGCCCAGACGTCCCGCGCTGCGGCTTCGGCAGGGACCAGTCCCATCTCGGAGTGCAGCAAAGCCGCCAGTCGGAGGTCGAACTCGGCGTTCCGTGCGCGTCCGGCCGGCTCCGGGAAACCGGCATCCGTGGCGAGGCTCAGTACCAGCTCACGCAGCTGCAGGAGTTGCGTCGCGGAGACTCGGTCACCACCCGTCGCAACGTACACCGCGGAGTCGTGGGACGCAGCCACCCGCTCGGTGAGCTGGGCAAGGGAGAGTTGGCGATATCCGTCGAACAGGTGACGCGCCTGACCGGAGAGCAGTCGGGGGTAGAGATAACTCATCGAGACACCTCGAAGATCTTCACAGCTTCCTGGATTTCCGAGGCGAACAGGCTGGGTGACTGCTGTCGACGCAGCCGCATGTCGCTGATCGAGCGCCCCGGAAACAGCCGCTCGAATAGCGTTGCCAGGGTTGCCCCGAGTGAATCAGAGGAAAATTCGGCGTCGTCTACGAACTCGTCGTCTGACAGCGCGTGCTCGATCATCGTCCGGGCGGTATCCGCGTACACCGCGGACAGCACGATTCTGTCGACCTCTCGCGGCTTGCCCGCCCGCTCGAAGGCCTCGGTGACGGTTGTGTTCCGCTCGTTGACCAGCAGCAGAAGCGAGCCCATGGTTGCGCTCTCCAGATTGCCGCTGATCTGCAGGTGCCAGGCCGCACCGTCCGGGAAGGAGGTGCGCCCGAAGTCGATCACTGCCATCGGGAATTGGGATGCGTCGCCCTGAAGCCTCAGGGCCGAGCGGTCACTCCACAGGATCGATCCGGCCCGGCGTGGCGAGGCCGGCCGGCCGTCGCCTCGGCGTTCACCGAGTAGTAAGGCCGTGTCCAAGAAGAGGAGTCCGCCCAGAACAGATCCTCGAAGACGTACGTCGAGAGAGACGGGTACGACGCCGCTGCCAGTCAGCCGGATCTGCTGGGCCGGGCCTCTGAGGTTGGAGCCGGTAGCCGTCCAGACGACCGCCAGAACGAGCACGGCTTCGGGCGGTAGGCCCGCTTGGGAGCGTGCTCGGTCCTGGTCGATTCGGACGGTTCGATGCAGATGCAGATCCGTCTGGTAGTCCCAATCGGGCACCGCCTCCGGCAGGGGGATGCGGCCGTCGTCGGTAACCTGCTCCCAGGGCTCGGCCTGGACGACGGTTTCGGACGGGATCCGGTACGGGAGAGCTCGACGGCTCATCGAGTCTTCACCGCCTCGACTTTGACATCGATCTCGGTCATGGTGTCCGGAGCAGGACGGACCACCGCCCGCCAGACGGCATCACTTCCGTCGATCTCGATTGATGCGTCGGCGTGGAAGTCCCCCGCAGCGTTCTGCCAGCCCACCAACTCCGGCCGCTGAGCGCCCAGGGGCGGATCCGATTCTCGGCCGTCGCCTGGCAGTACGACCGCCAACTCAACGCGGACACGCTGGCGTCCGGGCACCGGCAACTTGAACTCCTGGACGAGAAGGGTGCTTTCCGCATCGTCGTCGTAGTAGGGATCGCCGAGATACTGCACGCGGGGGCGCCTACGAGGGGCGCTACTACCGGGGCCGTTCGCGGTGCCTGGGGCGGCACCGCCTCCTGAGCTGAGCTCTTGGGACGATCGAGGGGAGGTGGGTTCTGTGGCGGCCGGCGCGTAGCCCTGATCGGCCGGTTCCGGGTGCTCGTCCTCGTCGGTCTCCGACGGGCGGGTCACCGTGCTGCCGGGGCGACCGTAGTCGGTGGCCCCGCCAACACCCCAAGCACCGCCGACAAGCCCCGAGAAGAGCGAACTTGCCGCTCCCAAAGCGACCTTGGCGGCCCCGGAACGGGTCGTTCCGCCAAGTGAGAGCAGGCCGTCGATCTGTTCTCGGATGCGCCGGAACGTCATATTGACGAACGTACTGTCGGGGTGGTCGAGCGATTGATGATTCCAGGCGTCGTGCGTCGGCGGCTCGGCCCGCGCATACACGTCGTCCATGCCGGGGTCTGCCCGGAACACACCGGCGTAGCCCTGGTGCACGCTCGGCGGTTTGGGGCCTGGGTGGTAAGTGACGACCAACTCGGCAGGACGCATGAGGCAGACGTGGTGGACAAGGTCTTCGATGTCCACTAGGCGGGATGCGCTGCTGGGTTCCAAAGGCGGCATGATCCGAGTGACCAGTCCCAGCCTGCCGAGATGCTTCTTGGGCCGGCGGCACTCGAGATCTGTGCCGTTCGAGCCGCGCATGGCCTCGTAAGCGGCGACGAACATGTCGAGCGGCCGGGTTTCCCGTGGGTCGGGGACCGGGCGGTCCTCGCCATCGCAGGCGATGCTGAAGCGCATTGCGGGCCGTCCGTCGTCGGTGGCGATCATCTTCGGCCACAGATGCCAGGCCATGGTCTCCGCGAGGTAATCTGCCGCAGCGACGGGCTCGTAATCTTCAAGGTTGGGATCGATGACCACAATGGTGGTGCCGGTCTCCTTCGTGCCGAAGGGCCTGAGACCAAGACGCCGGGCCATCGCGTCGGCCTCGGCCCCCACCATGGGTTCTACGACATCTTGTGAGGCGTCGCCCCACCAATGCCTGCCGGTATACCGACGCTTGCCGGTCGGCTCCGAGGCGACATAGCTCTTCCACATGGCGCAGCCGATGAGCCTGGTCTCGTAGGCGTCTTCGTCAGTCCGGCAGCGTGTGTGGACCAGGATCGTCCCGCACTTGGAGAGCAGATAGAAGATGCCTTTGCCGAAGCCGTAGGTGCCACCGCCGAGAGCCGTGTTGCGTGGTTCGCCGATGTTGCGGATGAACGACACGAAATCGCGGTCGTCACCGATGGCGTCATCGGCTCTGGTGGGGCCGCCGAGGCCTTTGGTGCCCCGATCCGAGATCGACATGACCCGGATCAGTCCCCGCATCAGCGAGTCCCGCAACGGGAGATGGGTGCTCGTCGGTGCTCCGCCGAGCAGCAGTTCACGCCACTCGCGTACGTGCGCCGGGCCAACCGCCCTCAAGTCGATTCGATAGTCGACCGGTTCGGAGGAGCCCACCAAGCGCGCGTCCCAGCTGTTCTGAGCGGACTCGCGCACCAGGATGGTGAGCAGGTCGAGCTCGGGACGGCCGAGTTGGTTACGGATGCCCTCGGCGGCGCTCGCACCTTCCGGTGGGAACGGCTGGGACAGCCAGCGGGGCTCCGTCACACGGACTCCTGGGTCATGGTGTCGATCACGTTGGATACGGTGTCGTGTGTCAACGGCACGGGGCGTTTCCCGGAGAGGTCGATCGTGTACTCGACGTCTTGCACCGTCACCGGTACGCCGGCCGCGGTGAGGGTATGGCTCGTCAGCCCCGGGAAGTCGGCATCGACTCGGTACCAGGCCTCGTCGGTGGCCATGAAGCGCACGTCTCGGTAGTGGTGAGAGTCGGATGAGTGGTAGCCGGCCGAGGCGAGGAGTTCGAGGAGCGCACTCTCGTCGTCGCAGAGCCGAAGAGCCCGTTCGATCGACTCGATGAAGCCGGTGCCGATGCCCTGAGCAGTGGTTCGTTGGAGACGGAACCAAGCTAGGTAGAGGACACCTCCCGCCGGTGGCTCCAGTTGGTCGAGCCCATGGATCCGTGGTCTGCGTCCGGTGCCGATGGCGGTGGATTTCACCTCTATGGCGATGGTCGCCGCGGTGAAATCGTGCCGGTGACCGTGTGGAGCGCGCCAGAGTCGATGGGCACTCGGGTCGGCTTCCAGAAGGCGTCGAAGCAGCAGCAACTCCCCGAACAGACCGGCGAGTTGCTCGGGTCTCAGTATCCTGCCGCCGGTGCGGAAAAGTGCTCGCCAACGGTCGAGCACGTGGTAGAGGGCTTTGACCGGGGTTTCCGACATGCTCTCGGTCACAGCCACAACGTCTGCGCACAACTCTGTGAACAGATCATTGAAGTCGTCTCGTAGGCAGCCGAGATCCGCATACGTCTGATAGACCTCAGCGTCCTCCAAAGGCCGCTTATGCAGTCGAAGCACGGGCCCGTCAAGGCCGGTGCGAACCTTCTGATGCGAGTGGATCGGCACCAGGAGATGGCGGTGGCCGTCATGGTCGACCCCCACGGCCAAGGGGCCGCGGTCGGTGGTCACCGGCAGGTCGGAGACTCGCAGGCGCCTGTCACCGCCGGCCTGTTCGGCCTCGAGAGCCGCCCAGTGCCGCTCGATGGCCTCCCGGAGCACGCCGTCGGTCATGCGGCCTCACCGTCGAGAAGGCTGTAGTCCTCGTCCTCGATCTGCACTCCGGAGAGGTCGGCGGAGATGTAGACCCGCTTCTCGACGGTGCTGTCCCCGTTTCCGGGGGTGGGGAAGACCAGGCCGATGCCGATGACGTGCTCCTCGGCATTCAACGGCTCACGCTGCTGCCTGGAAGCGCCGGGCGGCGAGACCTTGTCGATCGGGTAGAGGACCAGCAGGCCGTGGTTGGGGAACTGACGTTGCCGCTCGGCCTTGATCTGCTCCTCTGTGAGCTTCTCTGTATCGCCTGCCAGGTCTACGGCGGCGTCGCGCCGGCTCATCAGCGTCTTGATGTCCGCGAAGTCGGGGCTGGTGGTGGTGACCCGGGAGCGGCTGATCCGGCCGACCGTGATGCCGTAGGCGAAGGTGAGGGTCTGGTCCTCGGCACCTTCGGGCTGGCCGACGACGGCGATGTTCCACCTGCCGAGCGCCCCGGCAGCTCGGACACGCTTCTTGATGTAACCCGTGAGTAGCTCTCCGTCGGCTTCCGACTTCTCGTGGAACTGATACGACGAGAGGAAGTCGGTCACGAGATCGTGCGGCACGTCGCGGAAGATGTAGCGACCGTCATCAGGGCGTTCCTCGATACGCACGGAGTGAGTCTTGGCCGCTGCCACAAGTGTGCGCGCGGCGGCGAGGTTTCCGTTCAACCAGTCGGCGCCTGTGTGGAAGCAGTGGGTCTGGATACGCCGCCCGCCGTAGGAGGAAGCTGCCACGACGGCGTCTTTCATCTTGGCAGCTGCTGTGACACGCATGGCAGGGTGCGTGCGAAGGCGAACGGCGAAGGTGAGCGGCGTTTCGTTCTCCGTCATGTAGAGGTCGATGTCGCGACGCATTTCGGCCTCGACGGTCGCGATGTGACGGAACCACTCGGAGAGCTCGTCGGTCATCCAGATCCGCGGAAGGTCTGCGTACCCGTTCCGAAATCCGAACCAGCGGCCCATCTGTAGAAGCGTGTCATATGCCGACACGGAGCGAACGAAGTAACTGACCGACAGGCCTTCGAGAGTCAGACCCCTGGAGAGGGTGTTGCCCCCCACTGCGATCGCCACGACAGGGCCGTTTTCGTAGTCCAGTCGAGCGTCACTGCTCGAGTTGTCCATGATGATCCGGCAGTTCTTGAGGACACCGGCGAGTTCCGGAAACAGCTGATCGAACTCCACCTTCGTCTCGTGGAAATCCTCCGCCGCGACGCGCGCGGTCTCGTGATCCCACAGCTCGCGAAGCCGTGCCACGAACTCGGGGTCTGCCAGGGCCTTTTCGGATCGGTCAC
Protein-coding regions in this window:
- a CDS encoding PD-(D/E)XK motif protein, translating into MTDGVLREAIERHWAALEAEQAGGDRRLRVSDLPVTTDRGPLAVGVDHDGHRHLLVPIHSHQKVRTGLDGPVLRLHKRPLEDAEVYQTYADLGCLRDDFNDLFTELCADVVAVTESMSETPVKALYHVLDRWRALFRTGGRILRPEQLAGLFGELLLLRRLLEADPSAHRLWRAPHGHRHDFTAATIAIEVKSTAIGTGRRPRIHGLDQLEPPAGGVLYLAWFRLQRTTAQGIGTGFIESIERALRLCDDESALLELLASAGYHSSDSHHYRDVRFMATDEAWYRVDADFPGLTSHTLTAAGVPVTVQDVEYTIDLSGKRPVPLTHDTVSNVIDTMTQESV
- a CDS encoding Z1 domain-containing protein, with amino-acid sequence MTDEFDGMYDTFKALLDTFTPADAIKRLEQFGIGPDVIQGIRDRHEQEAIRVRELEEPRVVENGARETWYTGVQSKDKCWPAISSLLSKDGWSEQAVKSLDDSTYRIMSLLDHPRERSFSTRGLVVGYVQSGKTTNFTSVMAKAADRGYKLFIVLAGVHNGLRRQTQARLVQQLVEPNPTSWSQLTGLDKDFTPQENPASYFGKSNKTHVLCVVKKNATVLRKLERWLDQASEYLQDCPALIIDDEADQATVATSSINPLILKIMKSLPKCAYLGYTASPFANLLIDPSAQDLYPKDFIVNLPKPDRHFGTEVLFGRYALDDEDPEQVDDGYDMIRSIPTEDVPYVRPATKADVEDFEPVITDTLREAVEYFWLATAARRVRGSGNPHNTMLIHTSVNTVVHNSFERPLVHLRDRSEKALADPEFVARLRELWDHETARVAAEDFHETKVEFDQLFPELAGVLKNCRIIMDNSSSDARLDYENGPVVAIAVGGNTLSRGLTLEGLSVSYFVRSVSAYDTLLQMGRWFGFRNGYADLPRIWMTDELSEWFRHIATVEAEMRRDIDLYMTENETPLTFAVRLRTHPAMRVTAAAKMKDAVVAASSYGGRRIQTHCFHTGADWLNGNLAAARTLVAAAKTHSVRIEERPDDGRYIFRDVPHDLVTDFLSSYQFHEKSEADGELLTGYIKKRVRAAGALGRWNIAVVGQPEGAEDQTLTFAYGITVGRISRSRVTTTSPDFADIKTLMSRRDAAVDLAGDTEKLTEEQIKAERQRQFPNHGLLVLYPIDKVSPPGASRQQREPLNAEEHVIGIGLVFPTPGNGDSTVEKRVYISADLSGVQIEDEDYSLLDGEAA